TCGATCTCCGCCATGCGTTTTTCCTTGTTCAGCGTGATCTCGTTTTTCTTGATGCGTTCCTGCAGGCGCGCGCCGTCTTCGCGGACGTAGGCAAACTCCGGATCCGCGGCGGCGCGAGCGTCGCTCGCGGCCCGCAAGCGGGGCACCAACTCGGCTGTATCGCCGGCCGGCGAGAAAATGCGCGAGGGGACCTCGTCGTAGTCGAGCGGATGTTTGAGCGAGTCCTCGCCGACGTCCGCGTAGTCCGTGAGCGAGGGCAGAACGATATCCGAGGCCACGCCGCGGAGTTGCGTCGAGCCTCCTTTGATCCGGTAGAACTTCTGCCGTGTGAGTTTCACCGCGCCGCTGTCGCCCCGGGAGAGGAAGGGCATGAACGGGTCGAGATTGAGCATTTCCTGCACCGTGCCCTTGCCGAAGCTCCGCGAGTCGCCGACGATAACTGCGCGCCCGTAGTCCTGCAGCGCGGCGGCGAAAATCTCGCTGGCCGAGGCGCTCAGGCGGTTCATGAGGACGATGAGCGGCCCGTCCCACAAGATTCCGGGGTCGGGGTCGTGCATCGGAGTGATTTTTCCGTTGGTGTCTTTCACCTGCACGACAGGTCCCTTGGGTATGAAAAGCCCGGTGGCCTTGATGGCCTCGGGGAGGGATCCTCCGCTGTCGTTGCGCAGGTCCACGATCAGCCCCTCGATGTTTTCGCGTTTAAGGCGCTTGATGAGGGCGGCCATGTCTTTCGTCGTGCTGCGCGCCGACGGGCCGTTCGAATTCATGTCCGCGTAAAAGCTCGGTAGTGTGATCAGGCCGATGCGGGTGTCTTTTCCGCCGGCATCCGGAACATCGATCACTTGGGCTTTGGCTTCCTGCTCCTTGAGTTCCACCTCGTCGCGGACAATGGAAACGGTCTCGAGTCGTGTCGGGTCGGGAGAGGCCGCCGGTTGGACTTGCAGGCGCACGGTCGTTCCTTTGGCTCCGCGGATGCGCTCGACCACGCGGTCGAGTTTCATGTCCACCACGTCCTCGAATTCCTCGTCGCCTTGGGCCACCGCGACGATTTTGTCGTTGGGTTTCAATTGCCCCTGCTTTGCCGCGGGTCCGCCGGGGACAAGTTCGACAATTTTGGCGTAGCCGTCCTCGCTGCGCAGAACGGCGCCGATCCCGAAAAGTTTGAGCTTCATCTGGATCTCGAAGTTCTCCAGCGTCCGCGCGCTCATGTATTCCGAGTGCGGGTCGTAGCTTTGGGTCAGCGCGGCGAGAAAATTGTTGGCCTGATCCTCTCTTGTCTCCTCTTGCAGCGATTTGAGCAGTCGCTCGTATCGCTTCAGCACGGTTTCCTTCGGCGTGCGCTTGGCGAGCGCCGGCTTCGGTTCGGCGTTTTTCTCCGGGGTTTTTCCCGATGATGCCGCCTCTTTCTCTTTCTTCGCCGCAGCTTCGTTGGCGGCCTTCTCGGCCAGAACCGCGGTTAGTAATTCCGCTTCGATCCGGTCGGCCCAGATTTTGTCGGCATCGGCCTCGTTCGCCGGCCACGGCGCTTCGTCGCGGTTCATTTGAACGGTGCGGTCGCTTTCGAAGGTGAAATCCTTTTCGAGCAGCTTTTTGATCTTGGCCACGCGGTCTTGCACGCGCTGGAGGAACCGGTCGTAGATTTCGTAGGCGGGCTTGACGTTGCCCAGCATGATGTCGTCTTGCAGGCTGTTGCCGTAGCGCCCGACAAATTCGTCGATGTCCTGCTGCGTGAAGAACAGGCGGTTGTAGTCAAGCGTCCCCAGATACTGGTCGAGCGCTTTGCGGGCCTGCGTGGTGCCCGGGGTGGTCTCGTCGTTCAGTCGCACGCGGTTGTAGTGCGCGGACTCCAGCATCCTGGCGACAGTGGTCGTGATGTCGCCGATCTCCGCCGCGCTCTTGTCTTCGCGGGCGGACAGGTGCGGCGCCGATGCCGACAGGAAGCCGGCGGCCAGAATGGACAGCAGAAGCGAGCGCATGAGAATGAACCCCGACACTGGTCGCCCCGAAACCCTTGTTGCGCAAGGAAATTGGTGCATTTACCTTCGACCGCTATTCTATGCTCCAGTTCAAAAGATTCACCGGTGGCCCCTACGAAACCAATTGCTATCTGCTCGAGTCCCCGGGCGGAAATATCCTTTTCGATGCTCCCGAGGGTGCGGATGCCCATTTCGCCGAGGACCGTATCGATCTGTTGGTTCTGACCCACGGACACTGGGATCACACCGCGAGTGCGGCGGCGATCAAGCGCCGCCATGGTTGTCCTGTCCTTTGCCATGAGGAAACGGTTCCCATGATCGAGACGGCCGATTTTTTCGAGCGGCAGGGATTCCCGCTGCGCATCGAACCGCTCGCAGCCGACCGGATCATCGGCGAAGGCAAGGCGCAGGATCTCTCGGGCCTGACATTTGATGTCCTTGATGTGCCGGGACATTGCCCGGGCAGCATTTGCTTTTATCAGCCCGAGGAAGGGGTCTTGATCGGCGGGGATGTGATCTTCCGCGGCGGGGTGGGGCGCTGGGATTTGCCGGGAGGTGACGGCGGGCTCCTTTTGCGCGGCATCAAAGAAAAAATCCTGCCATTGCCAGGCCAAACGGTCATCTTGCCGGGCCATGGCCCTGAAACTTCGGTCGATCGAGAGAAGACTTCTAACCCCTTCTTGCGGGACTGACGAGCGGGCCGTTTTCCTCTTGGATAAGTGGTATCTGCCGCTTATGAATGTCGGTCTTTAGCTCCCCACTCAAATGCCAAGTTTTGCCTACACTGCCCTCGATGCCAGAGGCCAAGAGATAAACGACGTCATCGAAGCAGGCACCGAACAAGAGGCCATCCAAGCGTTGCGTCAAGCCGGGTATTTCCCGACCAGTGTCCTCGAAGCAGGCAAAGCGGCGAAAGCTGCCAAGGGCAAGGCAGGCAAAGCCCCCAAGGCCGCGAAAGCCGGGGGCGTGAAGAAGGAGATCAACATCAACATCCCCTTCCTCGAACGCAAAACCATCAAGCCGAAGGTGCTGATGATTTTCACGCGCCAGCTGGCCACGCTGATAGATTCCGGATTGCCCTTGCTGCGCGGGCTGACCGTTCTCGGCAAACAGGAGCCGGACAAAGTCCTGCGAACCACCATAGGGAAGTTGGCCGATACGGTCCAAGGCGGCAGCACGTTTTCCGATGCGCTCAGCCAGCATCCGAAAATCTTCAACAAGCTTTACGTCAACATGGTGAAAGCCGGCGAATTGGGTGGCGTGATGGAGCTTGTTCTCGTGCGCTTGGCGGACTTCCAGGAAAAAGCGCAGAAACTGAAAAACAAGGTTGTCTCCGCCATGTTCTACCCGGTGATCGTTCTGGTCATCGCCATCGCCATCATGGCGTTCCTCCTCGTTTACATTGTTCCGAAGTTCGAGCAGATTTTCGCCGACATGCTCGGCGGCAAGCCGCTTCCTGCTCTCACCCAGTTTGTCATAACGCTCAGTAAATTCGTCCAGGAACAGCTCTTTTTGATCGTCGGGGGCGTTGTTGTCTTTGTTGTCGCTATCAATATGCTGTCCAAACTGCCCAAGGGCAGGACATTTCTCGACGCATTCAAACTTCGTCTTCCGCTGTTCGGCGACCTTGTCAAAAAGAGCGCCATTTCGCGTTTTACCCGCACGCTCGGAACGCTCGTCACGAGCGGCGTGCCGATTCTTCAGGCTCTCAACATCACCCGCGACACGGCAGGCAACGTCGTCCTCGCTGACGCCATCCAAAACGTTCACGACAGCGTCAAAGAGGGCGAGTCCATTGTTGCACCGCTGGAAAAAAGCGGCATTTTCCCGCCGATGGTCGTCAGCATGATCGACGTGGGCGAGGAGACCGGCCAACTTCCGGAGATGCTGCTGAAGATTGCGGACGTCTATGACGACGAAGTGGATAACACGGTTGCCGGACTTACTTCGCTGCTCGAGCCGATCATGATCGTATTCCTCGCCGTTGTGGTTGGCACGATCGTCATCGCTCTGTTCCTCCCGCTGATCAGCATCATCAGCAACTTGCAAGGTGGATAAAGCGCGGAGGTCTGTTTCAGTCGGGTCTTCCGCATTCAGGCAATTGCACACGCCACGCTTCCGGAGGCTAACGTCTGGATCGGCTCCCCGCGCGCTTGTCTCAACCATCGCGAGATCTGCTCCACGCCCTCGGCCGCCTGAACCTCGCCAATAAAGAGGGTCGCTGCGATCTTTGCATCCCGCTTCCAAGGGCCCTTGGGGGCCCCGTGTCTTTAGCCAGCACTCCCAGACCCGCGTCGGCCCCGACGACCGCATCGCCATCGGTTCCCGACGCTTGCGCCTCGAAACCCCCGCCCGATCACACAGATAGAAACCTGTCCCTTTTTGACCGCACACTTTTGTCAGGGTTTGAATGCAACACCACATGAGTTAGAAAAGGGTCGTTTATGCAGTTCTCTTCCTCATGGCTCTGGCTCGCGGCCGGGCTTTATCTGCTTTTCGAAATGTGGCGCGGTTGGCGGCGTGGCGTGGTGCGCCACGGAATCAGTGTGACAGCCCTTGCGGCAGCGGGCGGCGTTGGATGGATTTTTGCGTCGATGACGGGATTTGCGGCGGACCGCCTCATCCCGCTGCCGGTTCCGATGGGGCGCGCTTTGCTTGGTTTGGCGGCGGGCTTGGCTTTCTACATTGCCGCGGTGGTGCTTTCGTCGCTTCTTTTCAAAAAGACATCGCAGCAAAGCGGCATCGTGCGGCTGATTTACGGTGCGGGAGGATCGTTCTTCGGTCTGGTTTTCGGACTTCTGGTCCTCTGGGGCGGCATAACCATGTTCCGTGCTCTCGGTGCCGTGGCGGAAGGACAAGCATCGGTGGCCGGTCAGTTCGGCGCGCCTCCCGTGCCGGCTGCCGCGCAACTCACCTCGGCAAAACAGGCGCTGGAGGAAGGAACAACGGGCAGTGTGGTCAATGCGGTCGATATTCTTCCTGCGGAGGCCTACTCGATCATCACCGGGCTGGTGGAGGTTGGGGCATCGCCGGACGCCGCGGCGCGGCTTCTCGCGTATCCGCCGGTGCAGCAACTTTTAGCGCAGCCCAAGCTTGCCGCATTTTTTGCCGATCGCGAGATCGTGGAAGCTGCGTCGCGGGGGGATTACCTCGCTTTGATCGGCAATCCCAAGCTGATCCAAGTGGTCTCCGATCCTGAAGTGCAAAAGTCGTTCACCGAGTTCGAATGGCAAAAAGCGCTCGACTACGCCCTGCAGAAGCCTGCACCTTCGCCGGTTCCATCGTCATGAGCCAGGATTACATCGCCACCATCGGACTCGAGGTCCATGTGCAGCTGAAAACGCGCAGTAAAATGTTCTGCGCTTGTCCCGTGGAATACGGGGCCGCGCCCAATACCCACACGTGCCCGGTCTGCCTCGGTTTGCCTGGCGCGTTGCCCGTGATGAACGAGGAGGCTCTCAAACTGACAATCCTCACCGGCCTCATGCTCGATTGCAAAATCGCGGACGTCTGCAAGTTCGACCGCAAGAGCTATTACTATCCCGACATGCCGAAGAACTACCAGATTTCGCAATACGACATGCCGCTTTGCCTCGGCGGTGGCGTGCCCTTGCACGATCTGGCCTACCCGAAGGACGCGCAGAAAACCATCGCCACCAAGGACAAGGTGATCCGCCTCACGCGCATCCATCTCGAGGAGGACGTGGCCAAAAGTTTCCACCTCGAAAGCGCGTCGGGCATCGATTTCAACCGCGCAGGAACCCCGCTCATGGAAATTGTGTCCGAGGCGGACATCGCCAGCCCCGAAGAGGCTTTTGCCTATCTTACGTCGCTCAAGCAGCATTTGATTTACGCCGACGTGAGCGATGCCGATATGGAAAAAGGCCAGATGCGTTGCGACGTGAACGTGTCCGTCCGTCCGGTCGGCACGGAAAAGTTCGGCACCAAGATCGAGTTGAAGAATTTGAACACGATCAGCGGCGTGCGCCGTGCCCTCGCTTACGAGATCGACCGCCAGATCGAAGTCCTTCGCGGTGGAGGCGCGCTGCAGCAGGAGACTCGTCGCTGGGACGACGACCTTGGCGAGACGCAGTTGATGCGCGTGAAGGAATCTGCGCACGACTACCGCTATTTCCCGGATCCCGACCTCATGCCGGTCAAAACGGAGAAGTTGCTCGCTGCCGCCAAGGAGATGCTGCCCGAGACCCCCGCGCAAAAACGCGCCCGCTACGAAAAAGACTACGGGGTGAGCGAATACGATGCCGCTGTGCTGGCCGACAATCTGGAGCTGGGCGCCTACTTCGAGCAGGCTGCATCCGGCTCGCCGCGCGGCAAGCAGATCGCCAACTGGATCCTCAACGATCTGCAGAGCGCTCTCTCAGCGGCGGACAAAACCATCGCCGATTGTCCGGTCAAACCCGTTCAACTCGACGCGCTCGTCGCACTGGTCGCCGGCGGACAGATCAACGGCAAGCAGGCCAAGGAAGTCTTCGCCGACATGCTCGCCACCGGACGCGACCCGTCGGTGATCGTCGAAGAGAAAGGTCTCAAACAGGAAAGTGACGCCGGCGCCATCGGCGCGCTCTGCGATGAAGTAATCGCGGCCAATCCGCAGTCCGTCGCCGACTACAAAGCGGGTAAAGCCGCTGCGCTGAATTTCCTCAAGGGTCAGGTGATGAAGCTCTCCAAGGGCAAGGCCAACCCGGCCATGGCCGGGGATCTGCTCGCGCAGAAGTTGGGCTGACGGGGCGCTGTCACACTTTCCCAGCGGAAGGGCATAGGGAAACGAGTTCGCAGCTGGCGCAGTCGGGTTTGCGGGCGGAGCATCGGCGGCGCCCGTGCCAGATAAGCAGATGGCTCCAGAGGGTCCACGCCTCACGCGGGACGACTTTCATGAGGTCGTGTTCGATTTTGACCGGATCGGCGTGTTTGGTCAGACCGAGGCGCTTGCTCAGGCGGGCGACGTGGGTATCGACGACGACGCCTTCCTCGATGCCGTAGGCGTTGCCGAGGACGACGTTGGCCGTTTTGCGTCCGACGCCGGGTAGGTGCGTCAATGTCACCAGATCACGTGGGACCTTGCCGCCGTGCTTTTCCACGAGGGCTGCCGATGCGGCCCGGATGTTTTTCGCCTTGTTGCGGAAAAATCCGGTCGAGCGGATGAGGTCCTCGATGTCTTCCTGCGGCGCGGCGGCCATGCGCCTGGCGTCCGGATATTTTTTGAAAAGCGCCGGCGTGACCATGTTCACGCGCGCATCGGTGCATTGGGCGGAAAGAATCGTGGCGACGAGCAACTGGAACGGACCGTCGTGGTTCAGCTCGCAATGCGCATCCGGATAGGTGCGGCGCAGAATGCGCAGGGTCTCGCCGGCGCGTTCGGATCGGGTCATTTCACTTCTCGCCGAGGGCGTCGAGGCGTTGTTTGGCCTGGGCGGCGAAGGGCGAATCGGGGAATTTCTCCGCGAGTTCTTTGTAGGCGCGGATGGCCTGCGCGCGTTGCTTGGCGGCCTTGTCCGGGTCTTTGGCTTGGAGTTCGGCCACCTGCTGCTCGATGAGTTGACCGCCTTCCCAGAGTCCGGTGGAAGCAGCCTCGGGCACACCATCGTAAAAAGCGGAGATCTTGATGAAGTAGTCGATGGCGGCCTCGCGCTGGCCCTTGTCCTTCTGGATGTAACCGCCTAGCAACATGGCATCGGCACGCAGCTTTGACGGGGCGTTCTGGGCACGGACGATTTGCGTGAGAAGGGTAACGGCCTCGTCGGCTTTGCCTTGTGCGCGGAGCGACTGGGCGATGCCGTAATTCGCTTCGAGGACCTTGGGTGACCACGGGTAGAGCGATTTGAGCTGCTCGAAGAGTTGTCCGGCGGTGGCCACGTCTTTGTTTTCCTGCGCAACACGGCCGAGTCCGAAGAGGGAGATTGCCTGGGCCTCCTGCACGGTGGGCGTGGCCTGGGCGGGCTGTGTGTTGGCGGGAACGGGGTAGTCGGCTGCGACTTTCTCGAACACGGCCTTGGCCTTGTCGCCTTCGCCAGCTTCGAGGAGCGCGAGGCCGTAGAGATCGAGGTCGGACGGCGCGTAAACGAGTGACGGGTTGTAGGCCTTGTTCATTTCCTCTAGCGCGCGTTTCGGGTCGGTGCCATTGATGAAGGCGGCGCGGGCGAAGAGGATTTTGCTCTTGGCGCCGTCCGGAGCCTTGGCCGCGAAGTCTTCGAAATATTTTTCCACGCCGGCGGCGTCGGTGAGTCCCGCGTCGGCTTCGAATTTTTTCACCGCGAGCAGCGAGCGCAGTCCGAGCCCGAGGTCCGCGGAGTCGGGGTAATCGGCCGCCATTTTCTCGACCGCGGCGGTCGAGGCCGCCATACGTTCTTTCCATTTCGCCTGCTCTTCGGGCGTGAGCGCGCCGTAGCGGCCCATGCGTTCGGCGGCGGCGCGTTGGATGTCGGAAGATTTCAGGAGGGCTTCGGGGGCCTTCGGGGCTGCGGGGTATTTTTCGACAAACTGCGCGTAGGCTGCGGCGGCGGCATCCGCATTGCCGCGGTTGTTTTCGGTCTGCCCGATGCTGTCATAAGCGAAATAAACTTTGTCGTCGTCTGGATATTTCCCGGCGAACTCCCGCATGAGGCGGACGACCTCGTCGGCGTTCTGCGCCGTCCCGGCGATCTGGGCGCGCTGGAAATAGGTGAAGGGTGCAGGCTGGCTCTTGGGAAACTTTTCGGCGAGCTGCGCGAGCGTGGCGACGCCCTCGTCTTGCTTGCCGAGCGCGAGCTTGGCCGCGGCATCGGAGTAAAGCGCGTTCGGCGTGAGCGCGGTGTCGGGATATTTCTGGACGAAGGCCTCGAGCAGGGGCAGGGCGCCGGCATTGTCGCCTTTTTGCTGCGTCCCGACGGCGACCCAGAATTCGGCCTCTTCCACCTGCGCGGCTTTGGGGAACTTGGTGATGACCTCTTTGTAGGCAGCGATGGCTTCGTCCCACTTGCGTTGCTCCTTAAGAACATTGCCGATACCGATTTGCGCCACGGCACCGACTTCGGGCGGCGGGTTGGTGGCGAGGAAGTCGCGGTAAGTTTTCAGCGCGCCGTCGAAGTCGCCCTGCTGCGCGCGCGCGGTTGCCTCGTTGACGACGGACAGTCCGAGGAGCGGGCTCTTCGGGTAGAGCTGCGCGGCCTCTTTGAAATATGCCGCGGCTTTTTCGGGATTCCGGATTTTCGGATCGGGGTGGGTGAGATAAAGGTTGCCCAGCGCAACGGGCAGATTGGCCGCGATGGCGTCGCCTTTGTGGGAGCGCTGGAATGCGTCGTAGCCGCTCGTCGCGGGCTCGGCGGCGTTCTGCAGCGCGTAGGTCATCGTGGTGAAGTAAAGGTTGCGCTTCTTGTCATCGTCGTCGGTGAGCAGCGGTTGGGCGTGGGCGAGAACGACCCGCGACTCGTCGTATTTTCCCTGCTGGAAGTATGACTCGCCGACTTTTTGCAGCGCGGTGACGGTCTGGTCGGGGCGTGCTTGGAGTTCCGACAATTTCCGGCGGTCGCGTTCGGCGCGGCGGTCGAGTCGTGTCTGCTCCGCCTTGTTTCGCGCCGTGAGCGCCGCGCGGCGCAGGGCGGGGATCTCGTCGATTTTTTTCTTCTGGAGGGCGAGGATATCTTCTTTCGGCAGCACGCCGCGGAAGGCGTCGCGCGCGCCTTCGAGCAGCGCGGCTTTGCGATCCTCGGGTGCGAAGGCCGCCTCGTTGAGCAGGATTTCGCCGAGTTGGAATTGGGCGGTGTTGACAAGGGTGAGGTCGGTTTTTTTGTCGATGATCCCGCGGAGGATGTCGGCAGACTTTTTATAAAGCGCGAACGCGGCCTCTTTGTCCGCGCCCTCCTGCGAGAGCAGTTTGCTGCCCTCGGTGGCGTAGATGAGGGCGAGGAGATTTTCGCTCTCCGCGATGCTCGGGCTGGACGGGAATTTTTTGATATTTGCCTCCAGCGCCGTTTTTGCCGCGGTGTAGTCGTTGATTTGGAACGAGGCGATGGCGCTGCCGTAGTAGGCAGATTCAAGTTCCGTCGATTGCGGATATTTCGAGATGAACTCGCCGAATTTCTTCACCGCCTCTTCGTAGGTTGCTTTGCGCTTGGGGTCGTCCGCTTTCAGCGATGCGGCGAGGGAGGAAAGAGCCTGCGGTTCGAGCAACGCGGCCAACTCCGAAAGTTCGGTGCTGCCCGACGGCACGCTCGAGAATTTTTTCAATATTTCGAGGCTCTTTTCGTTGGCCCCGGTGAGGAAGTAAGCGAAGGCCAGTTGAATCTGGGCTTGGGGAACGATCGGGGATGTAGGGTAGTCCTTCAGCACACCTTCGAAGGCCGTGACAGCCGCGGGGTAATCGCCGGCGATGTAGATGTTGTTGGCCGCATCCAAGGCTTGGTTGGGGGCGTCTTGGGCGGCGGCTAGCGAAATCAGTGCGAGCCACGTTGCAAGGATCGTAAGGCAGTAGCGCTGCATCATGGGTCTCTCTTAGCGGATCGAAAGCCCGAGGGAAAGCTTTCGGGGAAGGCCTTGATTCCAGCCTGTTTTTCCGCCGCGGTGCGCGT
The nucleotide sequence above comes from Chthoniobacterales bacterium. Encoded proteins:
- the nth gene encoding endonuclease III, producing the protein MTRSERAGETLRILRRTYPDAHCELNHDGPFQLLVATILSAQCTDARVNMVTPALFKKYPDARRMAAAPQEDIEDLIRSTGFFRNKAKNIRAASAALVEKHGGKVPRDLVTLTHLPGVGRKTANVVLGNAYGIEEGVVVDTHVARLSKRLGLTKHADPVKIEHDLMKVVPREAWTLWSHLLIWHGRRRCSARKPDCASCELVSLCPSAGKV
- the gatB gene encoding Asp-tRNA(Asn)/Glu-tRNA(Gln) amidotransferase subunit GatB; this translates as MSQDYIATIGLEVHVQLKTRSKMFCACPVEYGAAPNTHTCPVCLGLPGALPVMNEEALKLTILTGLMLDCKIADVCKFDRKSYYYPDMPKNYQISQYDMPLCLGGGVPLHDLAYPKDAQKTIATKDKVIRLTRIHLEEDVAKSFHLESASGIDFNRAGTPLMEIVSEADIASPEEAFAYLTSLKQHLIYADVSDADMEKGQMRCDVNVSVRPVGTEKFGTKIELKNLNTISGVRRALAYEIDRQIEVLRGGGALQQETRRWDDDLGETQLMRVKESAHDYRYFPDPDLMPVKTEKLLAAAKEMLPETPAQKRARYEKDYGVSEYDAAVLADNLELGAYFEQAASGSPRGKQIANWILNDLQSALSAADKTIADCPVKPVQLDALVALVAGGQINGKQAKEVFADMLATGRDPSVIVEEKGLKQESDAGAIGALCDEVIAANPQSVADYKAGKAAALNFLKGQVMKLSKGKANPAMAGDLLAQKLG
- a CDS encoding type II secretion system F family protein translates to MPSFAYTALDARGQEINDVIEAGTEQEAIQALRQAGYFPTSVLEAGKAAKAAKGKAGKAPKAAKAGGVKKEININIPFLERKTIKPKVLMIFTRQLATLIDSGLPLLRGLTVLGKQEPDKVLRTTIGKLADTVQGGSTFSDALSQHPKIFNKLYVNMVKAGELGGVMELVLVRLADFQEKAQKLKNKVVSAMFYPVIVLVIAIAIMAFLLVYIVPKFEQIFADMLGGKPLPALTQFVITLSKFVQEQLFLIVGGVVVFVVAINMLSKLPKGRTFLDAFKLRLPLFGDLVKKSAISRFTRTLGTLVTSGVPILQALNITRDTAGNVVLADAIQNVHDSVKEGESIVAPLEKSGIFPPMVVSMIDVGEETGQLPEMLLKIADVYDDEVDNTVAGLTSLLEPIMIVFLAVVVGTIVIALFLPLISIISNLQGG
- a CDS encoding MBL fold metallo-hydrolase, whose translation is MLQFKRFTGGPYETNCYLLESPGGNILFDAPEGADAHFAEDRIDLLVLTHGHWDHTASAAAIKRRHGCPVLCHEETVPMIETADFFERQGFPLRIEPLAADRIIGEGKAQDLSGLTFDVLDVPGHCPGSICFYQPEEGVLIGGDVIFRGGVGRWDLPGGDGGLLLRGIKEKILPLPGQTVILPGHGPETSVDREKTSNPFLRD
- a CDS encoding tetratricopeptide repeat protein, encoding MMQRYCLTILATWLALISLAAAQDAPNQALDAANNIYIAGDYPAAVTAFEGVLKDYPTSPIVPQAQIQLAFAYFLTGANEKSLEILKKFSSVPSGSTELSELAALLEPQALSSLAASLKADDPKRKATYEEAVKKFGEFISKYPQSTELESAYYGSAIASFQINDYTAAKTALEANIKKFPSSPSIAESENLLALIYATEGSKLLSQEGADKEAAFALYKKSADILRGIIDKKTDLTLVNTAQFQLGEILLNEAAFAPEDRKAALLEGARDAFRGVLPKEDILALQKKKIDEIPALRRAALTARNKAEQTRLDRRAERDRRKLSELQARPDQTVTALQKVGESYFQQGKYDESRVVLAHAQPLLTDDDDKKRNLYFTTMTYALQNAAEPATSGYDAFQRSHKGDAIAANLPVALGNLYLTHPDPKIRNPEKAAAYFKEAAQLYPKSPLLGLSVVNEATARAQQGDFDGALKTYRDFLATNPPPEVGAVAQIGIGNVLKEQRKWDEAIAAYKEVITKFPKAAQVEEAEFWVAVGTQQKGDNAGALPLLEAFVQKYPDTALTPNALYSDAAAKLALGKQDEGVATLAQLAEKFPKSQPAPFTYFQRAQIAGTAQNADEVVRLMREFAGKYPDDDKVYFAYDSIGQTENNRGNADAAAAAYAQFVEKYPAAPKAPEALLKSSDIQRAAAERMGRYGALTPEEQAKWKERMAASTAAVEKMAADYPDSADLGLGLRSLLAVKKFEADAGLTDAAGVEKYFEDFAAKAPDGAKSKILFARAAFINGTDPKRALEEMNKAYNPSLVYAPSDLDLYGLALLEAGEGDKAKAVFEKVAADYPVPANTQPAQATPTVQEAQAISLFGLGRVAQENKDVATAGQLFEQLKSLYPWSPKVLEANYGIAQSLRAQGKADEAVTLLTQIVRAQNAPSKLRADAMLLGGYIQKDKGQREAAIDYFIKISAFYDGVPEAASTGLWEGGQLIEQQVAELQAKDPDKAAKQRAQAIRAYKELAEKFPDSPFAAQAKQRLDALGEK
- a CDS encoding tail-specific protease, with the protein product MHQFPCATRVSGRPVSGFILMRSLLLSILAAGFLSASAPHLSAREDKSAAEIGDITTTVARMLESAHYNRVRLNDETTPGTTQARKALDQYLGTLDYNRLFFTQQDIDEFVGRYGNSLQDDIMLGNVKPAYEIYDRFLQRVQDRVAKIKKLLEKDFTFESDRTVQMNRDEAPWPANEADADKIWADRIEAELLTAVLAEKAANEAAAKKEKEAASSGKTPEKNAEPKPALAKRTPKETVLKRYERLLKSLQEETREDQANNFLAALTQSYDPHSEYMSARTLENFEIQMKLKLFGIGAVLRSEDGYAKIVELVPGGPAAKQGQLKPNDKIVAVAQGDEEFEDVVDMKLDRVVERIRGAKGTTVRLQVQPAASPDPTRLETVSIVRDEVELKEQEAKAQVIDVPDAGGKDTRIGLITLPSFYADMNSNGPSARSTTKDMAALIKRLKRENIEGLIVDLRNDSGGSLPEAIKATGLFIPKGPVVQVKDTNGKITPMHDPDPGILWDGPLIVLMNRLSASASEIFAAALQDYGRAVIVGDSRSFGKGTVQEMLNLDPFMPFLSRGDSGAVKLTRQKFYRIKGGSTQLRGVASDIVLPSLTDYADVGEDSLKHPLDYDEVPSRIFSPAGDTAELVPRLRAASDARAAADPEFAYVREDGARLQERIKKNEITLNKEKRMAEIEEEKARREARNAERKERKKPDISAFEVTLDTVDASELKKVSLDKPPKRSAEQTEENNDPSAPDEEEPFVDPVRDEGFRIMQDHIRLGTEAPVTASARVPESGADTP